The genome window TACGAACCGACGAGTTGGGCAACCCCGCCAATTTCCTGAAAGACATCACCAATTACAACAATTATTATGAGTTCAGCACCAACAAGGAAGCGGTTGCATCCCTGTCCAAAGACTTCACCACCATCCCGTGGACGGTGGAGGTGGGCGGTCTGGTGGCCAGGCCGAAAACCTTTGGTGTGGAGGACCTGCTGGGGTTATTCCCGCAGGAGGAACGCATTTACCGTCTGCGTTGTGTGGAGGCGTGGAGCATGGTCATTCCATGGAATGGTTTCCCGCTTGCGAGCTTGCTCAAGATGGTGGAGCCGACCTCCGATGCAAAGTATGTACGCTTTGAAACCATCCATCGCCCCGAGGAAATGCCCGGATTGAAAAGTCCGTTCTATCCCTGGCCTTATCAAGAGGGCCTGCGCATGGATGAAGCCATGCATGACCTGACGATCCTTTCCACCGGGATCTATGGCGAGACCATCCTGCCGCAGAACGGCGCGCCCATCCGTCTGGTCGTTCCGTGGAAATACGGATTCAAATCCATCAAATCCATCGTCAAGATCGAGTTGACGGCTGATGAACCCGGCACCCTGTGGAATACAGTCGCCGCCAATGAATATGGTTTTTATGCCAATGTCAACCCCGAGGTGAATCATCCGCGCTGGTCGCAGGCTTCCGAGCGGCGCATCGGCGAGCTCAGCCGCAGACCCACCCTGCCTTTCAATGGATACGGCGAGCAGGTCGCCAGTCTGTATGAGGGTATGGACCTTAAGCTGCATTACTAAAGATGAAATTCCCTTCACGCTATACCCCGCTTCAAATTGCCATTCATGTTTATGCGTGGTCTGCCCTGGCATGGATCGTTATCCAATTATTCACGGATACATTTTCGATCAACCCCATTCAGGAACTGGAACAACGCACGGGACGCCACGCCCTCACATTGCTGGTGCTTTCCCTGTTTTGCACACCCGTTAACACCCTCTTCAAGTGGAACGAACCGCTCAAACGCCGCCGCACGCTCGGCCTGTACGCCTTCATGTATGCAACCATCCACGTCATCATCTTTGTGGATCTGGATTACGGCCTTGCGTGGAGTCTGATCGCCCAGACCGTTTTGCAAAAGCCGTACATTGTCGTCGGGATGGTTACATTTCTTTTGCTCATCCCGCTCGCGTTCACTTCCTTCGACATTTGGAAGGTCCGCCTCGGCAAGAACTGGAAGCGCCTGCATCGGCTTGTGTACCTGATCGCCCCCCTCGCCGTCCTGCACTATGCCTGGAGCAAGAAAGGCGACCTCTTCTCGTTATCCGGTGACATCGTCCGCCCGCTGATCTATGGACTCATCCTCGCGGTATTTCTGATCCTTCGGATTCCCGCCATTCGAAAGGCCATCGCCTCCCGCCCGGCCCGCAGCCTGATTCTGCCCGCTAAAAAGGATTCGCAGCCCAAGCTGGATGTCTCTTAAGGAAAAGGCTCATTCGAGGAATTGTCCTCGAATGAGCCAGGAATAATTAGAATATCCCGCGCAGGAAAAGCAGCAGACCAATGATGGCCAGTGGCACGCCCACGATTGCGCCGACAATCGTCAGGCTGACGAGCATGCCGACGAGGATTAGCAGGATGCCAAGCACCATCGCCACGAAGCGCCCCGTCATTTCCACAATGGTGGCGAGCAGTTTCCATATGGCCGCGAAGGGCCACAGATACCAGGGTATTCTTCCTTTTGTTTGATTTGTCATCAGAGCCTCCTTAGGATGTACGCGGATCGCACCAAAATGATGCAATATTATATAAACTTAAGTACTACTCCACAAATCCCGCAGGAGGGCTATAATCCACGCCACTATGCCTACAAAAACAAAAAAATCCACCTCTGTTGAGAAAAGACCCGTTCCTGTCGTTATGGAGGAGCAGGCAATGCCGGACGCTGAAGATTTTATCACCTTCAAGCGCAGTCATTTTTATTCCGTCCTGGTTGTCCTTGCGTTTGCTGTGGGTCTGTTCGTCGGCTACGTATTGTGGGGACGCAGTGCGGCTGTCACAGCCGCGCCTCCGGCGCCAGCCGCAAACCAGCCCTCGGGCCCTGTTGTGGAGGCGCCCGTCACGGAACAGCCGCAATATGTCCGCTATGATGTTCCCACGGAGGGATATCCAAGCCGCGGACCGCAGGATGCG of Anaerolineales bacterium contains these proteins:
- a CDS encoding protein-methionine-sulfoxide reductase heme-binding subunit MsrQ, which produces MKFPSRYTPLQIAIHVYAWSALAWIVIQLFTDTFSINPIQELEQRTGRHALTLLVLSLFCTPVNTLFKWNEPLKRRRTLGLYAFMYATIHVIIFVDLDYGLAWSLIAQTVLQKPYIVVGMVTFLLLIPLAFTSFDIWKVRLGKNWKRLHRLVYLIAPLAVLHYAWSKKGDLFSLSGDIVRPLIYGLILAVFLILRIPAIRKAIASRPARSLILPAKKDSQPKLDVS
- a CDS encoding DUF5362 family protein — its product is MTNQTKGRIPWYLWPFAAIWKLLATIVEMTGRFVAMVLGILLILVGMLVSLTIVGAIVGVPLAIIGLLLFLRGIF
- the msrP gene encoding protein-methionine-sulfoxide reductase catalytic subunit MsrP — protein: MNNPLKSVPVRSHEITPKDVYLSRRDFIKAAGLIAGSAALAACAPSAAETVVGAAEPATGPVRTDELGNPANFLKDITNYNNYYEFSTNKEAVASLSKDFTTIPWTVEVGGLVARPKTFGVEDLLGLFPQEERIYRLRCVEAWSMVIPWNGFPLASLLKMVEPTSDAKYVRFETIHRPEEMPGLKSPFYPWPYQEGLRMDEAMHDLTILSTGIYGETILPQNGAPIRLVVPWKYGFKSIKSIVKIELTADEPGTLWNTVAANEYGFYANVNPEVNHPRWSQASERRIGELSRRPTLPFNGYGEQVASLYEGMDLKLHY